A portion of the Esox lucius isolate fEsoLuc1 chromosome 20, fEsoLuc1.pri, whole genome shotgun sequence genome contains these proteins:
- the LOC105019018 gene encoding zinc finger protein 236: MKAEDGTGNGESDGTQIRNGSPILLQMPLICHTAKAEGAGGKKGDDQRLTPPLQPPSRCLSGNGRPAEEGGVERAEAWKGRGEKKQEEGGVALDLSLPKKRESKDRRLWHESSLLMEVDEVEGDGDRDVVEEDDGDEYESILRIDGADILGGPLLSPTFCSTSMFPFLSSLDSDCEGLLLIDDQGIPYTLTPEGHKVPQIDQLKRASPQTGQSLAPSNSVVVSSDMAAPGATQLSQSLVTPPTHNHNLCPAPLTSTNPSQNEEHMKNTEPLTTTELSQNVGPCKVVDSDVKAVCEARVMGSVLPHPPTHPIQILPSSSLQLSTPLAKTDTNPGLAFTLPLSLIQNSPGASASMLLLLSTSTSSQSFSTSTPIALIDPSTGQLSQITASSLSSLSLSSPLPLSVSPGQIVTSESSLPAVLSQPVIRGPPDNPVAVLSRVTPSMNPVTPLTPFSAASSTPKQPIAEESSNALPVNSPLITRSSESDPDPQSLSTEEKQMVTTPNRSPPTNASLLTHPQSPSMTFDPSIEAVNQSTAPESERSSLPWNDHLYFSSTAPPSPPLVTVVPSGTPRNLEPLDPLDLVSPGSPPSTGPRRVLYCPLCPRIFYYVSDLERHSITHSQNKPHVCLQCGKAFKRSSHLQRHNHIHTGQRNFVCPICSKRFREAGELQRHQRVHTGEKPYQCSLCHTRFAERNTLRRHTKRKHPYHQAAVDMLTEGGDGRGAGEGEEETEEWYSSTVSNLENSDSEPDSEVIS; the protein is encoded by the exons ATGAAGGCAGAAGACGGCACGGGAAACGGGGAGAGCGATGGTACTCAGATCAGGAATGGTAGTCCCATTCTCCTCCAAATGCCTCTCATCTGCCACACAGCCAAGGCAGAGGGGGCTGGAGGGAAGAAGGGAGATGATCAGAGGCTGACCCCTCCTCTCCAGCCCCCTAGTAGATGTCTCAGTGGAAATGGGCGACCAGCTGAGGAGGGTGGAGTAGAGAGAGCGGAAGCATGGAAAGGAAGAGGGGAGAAGAAAcaggaggaagggggagtaGCGTTAGATCTGAGCTTGCCCAAAAAGAGGGAGAGCAAAGATAGAAGGCTTTGGCATGAGAGCTCACTGCTTATGGAGGTAGATGAGGTAGAGGGGGATGGCGATAGGGATGTAGTAGAGGAAGATGATGGTGATGAATATGAGTCTATATTGAGAATAGATGGAGCAGACATTTTGGGTGGACCTCTCTTGTCTCCTACATTTTGCTCTACATCCATGTTCCCCTTCCTTTCTTCCCTAGACTCAGACTGTGAAGGACTTCTCCTGATAGACGACCAGGGTATTCCATACACACTCACCCCTGAAGGACACAAAGTGCCCCAGATAGACCAGTTGAAACGTGCCAGTCCCCAGACAGGTCAGTCACTGGCGCCATCAAACTCAGTGGTGGTGTCGTCTGACATGGCCGCTCCAGGGGCCACCCAACTCAGCCAAAGTTTAgtcaccccccccacacacaaccacaacttGTGTCCTGCTCCTCTAACCTCCACTAACCCCTCACAGAATGAAGAACACATGAAAAATACAGAACCTTTAACGACTACAGAACTGTCTCAGAATGTGGGTCCCTGTAAGGTTGTAGACTCGGATGTGAAAGCTGTTTGTGAGGCTAGGGTTATGGGTTCTGTTCTTCCCCATCCACCCACACATCCCATTCAGATCCtcccctcatcctccctccaGCTGTCCACTCCCCTGGCCAAGACTGACACCAACCCAGGCCTGGCCTTcacccttcccctctctctcatccagaACTCCCCCGGTGCTTCCGCCTCtatgctcctcctcctctccacctccacctccagtCAGtccttctccacctccacccccaTTGCCCTTATTGACCCCTCCACCGGTCAGCTCTCTCAAATCACCGCCTCCTCGttatcctctctttctctttcatcccctcttcctctctcagtgTCTCCTGGTCAGATTGTCACATCAGAGTCCTCCCTCCCTGCCGTTCTCTCCCAGCCTGTCATTAGAGGGCCACCTGACAACCCTGTTGCCGTCCTGTCAAGAGTGACACCCAGCATGAACCCAGTCACACCCCTGACCCCCTTCTCTGCTGCCTCCTCTACCCCCAAGCAGCCCATTGCTGAGGAGAGCTCTAATGCGCTCCCTGTCAACTCACCTCTGATCACACGCTCCTCTGAGTCCGACCCTGATCCCCAGTCACTGTCCACGGAAGAAAAGCAAATGGTGACTACCCCAAATAGATCACCTCCTACTAACGCCTCTCTCCTTACACACCCACAATCCCCCTCTATGACCTTTGACCCCAGTATAGAGGCAGTCAACCAATCAACCGCCCCGGAGTCGGAACGCTCCTCCCTTCCATGGAACGACCATCTGTACTtctcttccactgctccaccctcccctccccttGTAACTGTTGTCCCCTCCGGCACACCCAGGAACCTGGAACCCCTTGACCCTCTGGACCTCGTCTCTCCAGGGTCCCCTCCCTCCACCGGGCCACGGAGGGTCCTTTACTGCCCTCTCTGCCCCAGAATCTTTTACTATGTCTCTGATCTGGAGCGCCACTCCATCACCCACTCACAAAACAAACCTCACGTTTGTCTGCAGTGCGGCAAGGCCTTCAAACGATCCAGTCACTTGCAG AGACACAATCACATCCACACAGGGCAGAGGAACTTTGTGTGCCCCATCTGTTCCAAGCGCTTCCGGGAGGCCGGGGAACTGCAGCGCCATCAACGGGTGCATACGGGGGAGAAGCCCTACCAGTGCTCTCTGTGCCACACACGCTTCGCCGAGCGCAACACCCTGCGGCGACACACGAAACGCAAACACCCTTACCACCAGGCAGCTGTGGACATGCTGACTGAGGGAGGAGACGGGAGGggagcaggagaaggagaggaggagacagaagagTGGTATAGTTCCACGGTGTCTAACTTGGAAAACTCAGACTCAGAACCGGATTCTGAGGTCATTTCCTGA